One genomic segment of Alkalimarinus alittae includes these proteins:
- a CDS encoding PepSY domain-containing protein, translated as MKNLFITAVITSSLLSGAALAKDDCTDPVKDWQPKEQLQQLMVDKGWDVKRIKVDDGCYEVKGLDRSGHEVEAKFSPASFNILELEIKFTGSGDASDYLDLKPQTTP; from the coding sequence ATGAAAAACTTATTTATTACTGCTGTTATCACTTCATCTTTGCTAAGTGGCGCTGCATTAGCTAAGGATGACTGCACTGACCCCGTTAAAGACTGGCAGCCTAAAGAGCAACTACAACAGTTGATGGTAGACAAAGGCTGGGACGTAAAGCGAATCAAAGTAGATGATGGTTGCTATGAAGTTAAGGGGTTAGATCGAAGTGGCCATGAAGTAGAAGCCAAATTCTCACCCGCTTCATTTAATATTTTAGAGCTTGAAATTAAGTTTACCGGTTCAGGAGATGCATCCGACTACTTGGATCTAAAACCTCAAACCACCCCTTAA